In Carya illinoinensis cultivar Pawnee chromosome 10, C.illinoinensisPawnee_v1, whole genome shotgun sequence, one DNA window encodes the following:
- the LOC122279960 gene encoding FT-interacting protein 3 produces MQIRPPPEDFLLKETNPHLGGGKVTGDKHTSTYDLVEQMQYLYVRVVKAKDLPAKDVSGSCDPYVEVKLGNYKGTTRHFEKKSNPEWNQVFAFSKDRLQSSVLEVTVKDKDFVKDDFMGRVLFDLNEVPRRVPPDSPLAPQWYRLEDRKGDKVKGELMLAVWMGTQADEAFPEAWNSDAAGVSGTDGLANMRSKVYLSPKLWYLRVNVIEAQDLQPSDKGRFPEVFVKATLGNQGLRTRISQSRTINPLWNEDLMFVASEPFEEPLVLSVEDRVAPNKEEVLGKCAIPLQYVDRRLDHKPVNTRWYNLEKHVIVDGEQKKKETKFSSRIHMRICLEGGYHVLDESTHYSSDLRPTAKQLWKPSIGVLELGILNAQGLMPMKTKDGRGTTDAYCIAKYGQKWVRTRTIIDSFTPKWNEQYTWEVFDPCTVITIGVFDNCHLHGGDKAGGAKDSTIGKVRIRLSTLETDRVYTHSYPLLVLHPNGVKKMGEIHLAVRFNCSSLLNMMHMYSHPLLPKMHYIHPLTVSQLDSLRHQATQIVSMRLSRAEPPLRKEVVEYMLDVGSHKWSMRRSKANFFRIMGVLGGLIAVGKWFDQICHWKNPITTVLIHILFIILVMYPELILPTIFLYLFLIGVWHYRWRPRHPPHMDTRLSHADSAHPDELDEEFDTFPTSRPSDIVRMRYDRLRSIAGRIQTVVGDLATQGERLQSLLSWRDPRATALFVIFCLVAAIVLYVTPFQVVALLTGFYILRHPRFRHRLPSVPLNFFRRLPARTDCML; encoded by the coding sequence ATGCAGATCAGGCCTCCACCAGAAGACTTTTTGTTGAAGGAGACCAATCCCCATCTTGGAGGGGGGAAGGTCACCGGAGACAAGCACACAAGCACCTATGACCTCGTTGAACAGATGCAGTATCTCTATGTGCGCGTTGTTAAGGCCAAGGATTTGCCTGCAAAAGATGTCAGCGGTAGTTGCGATCCCTACGTGGAGGTAAAGCTTGGAAACTACAAGGGGACAACCCGGCATTTTGAGAAGAAGTCAAATCCCGAGTGGAACCAGGTGTTTGCTTTCTCCAAAGACCGGCTGCAGTCTTCGGTGCTTGAGGTTACAGTGAAAGATAAGGATTTTGTGAAGGATGATTTTATGGGTCGGGTTTTGTTTGATCTGAATGAGGTTCCAAGACGGGTTCCCCCAGATAGTCCACTGGCACCTCAGTGGTATAGATTGGAGGATAGGAAGGGGGACAAGGTTAAGGGAGAGCTGATGTTGGCTGTTTGGATGGGTACACAAGCTGATGAAGCGTTTCCTGAAGCATGGAATTCAGATGCAGCGGGAGTTAGTGGAACTGATGGTCTTGCTAATATGCGATCGAAGGTATACCTCTCTCCTAAGCTTTGGTATTTGAGGGTCAATGTCATTGAAGCCCAGGACTTGCAACCGAGTGATAAGGGTAGGTTCCCAGAAGTGTTTGTGAAGGCTACCCTAGGAAATCAGGGTTTGAGAACCAGAATTTCTCAAAGCAGGACTATTAATCCTTTGTGGAATGAGGATTTAATGTTTGTAGCATCTGAACCATTTGAGGAGCCCTTGGTGTTGAGTGTAGAAGACAGAGTTGCACCTAACAAGGAAGAAGTTTTGGGGAAGTGTGCAATTCCCTTGCAGTATGTTGATAGGAGGTTGGATCATAAACCAGTGAACACTAGGTGGTATAATCTGGAAAAGCATGTCATTGTTGATGGTGaacagaagaagaaggaaaccaAATTTTCCAGCAGGATTCATATGCGGATCTGCTTGGAAGGTGGTTATCATGTATTAGATGAATCTACCCACTACAGCAGTGACCTTCGACCGACAGCAAAGCAGTTGTGGAAGCCCAGCATTGGGGTACTTGAACTTGGGATTCTAAATGCTCAGGGTCTGATGCCAATGAAGACTAAAGATGGGCGTGGAACAACCGATGCCTACTGCATTGCAAAATATGGTCAAAAGTGGGTTAGAACTAGGACGATTATCGACAGCTTTACACCCAAGTGGAATGAGCAATATACTTGGGAGGTATTTGATCCTTGTACGGTCATAACAATTGGGGTGTTTGATAACTGTCATTTGCATGGAGGAGATAAGGCTGGAGGGGCCAAGGATTCCACGATTGGGAAGGTAAGGATTCGTCTCTCCACACTTGAAACCGATCGGGTTTATACACACTCATATCCACTTTTGGTTCTACACCCCAATGGTGTGAAGAAGATGGGTGAGATTCATTTGGCTGTGAGGTTCAATTGCTCCTCTTTACTTAATATGATGCACATGTACTCACATCCACTTTTGCCCAAAATGCATTATATTCATCCATTAACTGTTAGTCAACTTGATAGCTTGAGGCACCAGGCAACTCAAATTGTATCGATGAGGTTGAGCCGGGCTGAACCACCGCTGAGGAAAGAGGTGGTGGAGTATATGTTGGATGTGGGCTCCCACAAGTGGAGTATGAGAAGGAGCAAAGCTAACTTTTTCAGGATCATGGGAGTTTTGGGTGGGTTAATTGCTGTAGGGAAATGGTTTGACCAGATTTGCCACTGGAAAAACCCCATCACAACTGTATTGATTCACATCTTGTTTATCATACTGGTTATGTACCCTGAGCTCATCTTACCTACAATTTTCCTCTACCTTTTCTTGATTGGGGTTTGGCATTATAGATGGAGGCCAAGACATCCTCCTCACATGGACACTCGCCTTTCTCATGCTGATTCTGCGCATCCTGATGAACTTGATGAAGAATTTGATACTTTTCCAACTTCGCGGCCTTCCGACATTGTAAGGATGCGGTATGATCGGTTGAGGAGTATTGCTGGGAGGATTCAGACAGTGGTCGGTGACTTGGCTACTCAAGGGGAGAGGCTGCAATCTCTGCTGAGCTGGCGAGATCCAAGAGCAACAGCtctgtttgtaattttttgtcTGGTTGCTGCTATTGTACTTTATGTTACACCATTCCAAGTTGTGGCCCTTCTCACAGGCTTTTATATATTGAGACATCCAAGGTTCCGGCATAGGCTTCCTTCGGTACCCTTGAATTTCTTCAGGAGGTTGCCAGCCAGAACAGACTGCATGTTATGA